GGTCGGGTCGGAGACCGGTTCGCGCGGTGGTGCGGTCGCGCGATCGGCGACCGAATGGGGAGTACCGTCGGGAACAGCGGGCATGCGGGGCCTCCCCTCCTCCCCACCCGCGCCCAGAGTAGGTAGAGGGGCACCCGGGCACACCGGATTCACGTCACTTCTCGGGCACGATTCCGGTCGCCCCCGGCGAGTACCGTTCGGAGCCATGAGCGACGCCGATTTCGCCCACACCGATCGCGCCGAGAAGAACCGGCGCGACAAGGCCGTGACACTGGCCCGGTACGCGTGGAACCGCGGCATCACCGGTGCCGAACTGCTCGCGATGACCGACGACACACGCCGCAGACTGGCGCGCGCCGCCGAGGTGCATCCGCCGCGCAGCATGGAGACCTGGGAACTCGCCGCGCGACTGATGGACGAGAAGACGGCCTGGGCCGGGAAGCATCCCGATCATCCCGCCGCGGTGCGGACCGAGGCGGACGAGAAGATCATGTGGGTGAAACCCCCCGTGCGGTCCTGGCTCGAATAGAACCTTCCCGAACGGGACCATCCGGACAGGCCGAAGGTAATTGCCTTGCAGCCCGAAGACACCGGGTGCAACAATTTCCGGTCCGTTCGACAATTCTCATCCGACAGGAACACCGTGACCACCCATTCGGAACCACTGGTTCTCACCCAGCGCCGGATCTGGATCATCTTCTCGGCGCTCATCGCGGGCATGATGCTCTCCAGCCTGGATCAGACGATCGTCTCGACCGCCATGCCGACGATCGTCGGGCAGCTCGGCGGCGTCGAGCACCAGGCGTGGATCACCACCGCCTACCTGCTCGCGGTGACCATCGTGATGCCGATCTACGGCAAGTTCGGCGACGTCTTCGGCCGCCGGTACCTGTTCCTGATCGCCATCGGTGTGTTCACCCTCGCGTCGCTGGGGTGCTCGCTCACCGACGACTTCTGGACGTTCGTGGTGTTCCGCGCGATCCAGGGCTTCGGTGGCGGCGGCCTGATGATCCTGTCGCAGGCGATCATCGCCGACGTGGTGCCCGCGAGCGAGCGCGGTAAGTACATGGGTCCGCTGGGCGCGATCTTCGGTCTGTCGGCCGTGGGTGGTCCGCTCATCGGCGGGTTCTTCGTCGACCACCTGAGCTGGGAGTGGTGCTTCTACATCAACATCCCGGTCGGTGTGCTCGCGTTCGTCATCACCTGGTTCGCGCTGCGCCTGCCGTCGAAGAGGCCGACGAAGCGCGTCGACGTCCTCGGTGTGCTCACGCTGTCGCTCGCGACCACCTGCCTGATCTTCTTCACCGACTTCGGTGGCGACTCCGACCGCGGCTGGACCGACTCGCTGACCCTGATGTTCGGCGCCGGTCTGATCGTGTTCGTGTGCCTGTTCGTGCTCGTCGAGTCGCGGGCGCAGGATCCGATCATCCCGCTGTCGCTGTTCCGCAACTCGATCTTCGTCAACGCCACCGCCATCGGTTTCGTGCTCGGCCTGGGCATGTTCTCGGCGATCGCGTTCATGCCGACCTTCCTGCAGATGTCGTCGGGCACCTCGGCGGCGGTCTCCGGTCTGCTGCTGCTGCCGATGATGGCGGGCCTGATGCTCACCTCGATCGGGTCCGGTATCGCGATCACCAAGACCCAGCGGTACAAGATCTATCCGATCCTCGGTGCGCTGATCACCGCCGGCGGGATGCTGTGGCTGACCACGCTCGCGGGCGACACCCCGCTGTGGCTGGTGTGCTCGATGCTGTTCGTACTCGGCCTGGGACTCGGCCTGATCATGCAGGTCGTCATCCTCATCGTGCAGAACGCCGTGCCCGCCGACGAGATCGGTACCGCGACGAGCACGAACAACTACTTCCGCGAGGTCGGTGCGGCGCTCGGTGTCGCGATCTTCGGCACCATCTTCACCAACCGGCTCGCGGAGAAGCTCGTCGAGGTGTTCACCTCGGCCGGCGCGACCCCCGATCAGGCGAGCCAGGCCACCGCGACCGTCGATCCCGCGACCCTGAAGCTGCTGCCCGACGAGGTGCGGCAGGGTGTCGTCGACGCCTACGCCGACTCGCTGGCCCCGGTGTTCTGGTACCTGATCCCGTTCCTGCTCGTCGCGTTCGTGCTGGCCTGCTTCATCCGGGAGATCCCGCTGTCCGACGAGGCCCTGATGGTCGCGCGCGGCGAGGCCGTCGCCGACCCGGCGAAGACCGCGAAGAAGGACGCCGGGCAGAGCGGCGACGAGTCCGGTGCCGACGGGTCCGGGGTCACCGTGGGTGCGACGGACCCGGGGGCCGATGCCGACGGCGGCGAGCCGGATCGCCCGTGATCGAATAGGACCGGCCGGCTGCACGAGCGCCGGTAGCGGCACAGGCGAGGAACGGAGACGACCAGTGGGACGAACGATCACCCCGGTCCGCGTCGCGGACGTGACGATCGGTGAGGGCGCACCCACGATCATCGTCCCCGTCACCGGCCGCACCCCGGAGGTCCTGCGTGAGCAGGTCGCCGCGGTCGCCGGTCGCGCCGACGTCGTGGAGTGGCGGGTGGACTTCTTCCACGCCGCCGACGACCACGACGCGGTGCGCGCCCAGTCCGCCGCCCTCGCCGAGCAGCTGCAGGGCACCCCGCTGCTGGCGACCTGCCGCACCTCCGACGAGGGCGGCGAGATCGAGATCGACGACGACGCCTACGCCGATCTGACGGTCGCGCTCGCCGAGAGCGGCAGCGTGCACCTCGTGGACGTGGAGTACCGCCGCGACCGGTCCGCCGTCGAGCGGATCGTCGCGGCGGCACACGCCCGCGGGGTCGCGGTGGTGGCGTCGAACCACGACTTCGACGGCACCCCGCCGAAGGACGAGATCGTCGCGCGGCTGCGGCAGATGCAGGATCTCGGCGCCGACATCTGCAAGATCGCGGTGATGCCGCGCTCGACCGGCGACGTGCTGACCCTGCTCGACGCGACCCGCACGATGCACGAGGAGTACGCCGAGCGGCCGCTCATCACCATGTCGATGGGTGGGCTCGGGGTCGTCTCCCGGATCGCCGGGCAGGTCTTCGGGTCGGCGGCGACCTTCGGGATGGTCGGCACCGCCTCGGCTCCCGGTCAGATCGACGCCGACGAGCTGCGCTCGGTGCTCGAGGTGCTCCACCGGGCCGGCTAGGCGCCGGTCAGGAGACGTCGGCGATCAGCACGGCGAGCTGGACGATGGCCAGCAGGCCCGCCGTTCCGCTCAGGACCGATCCGGCGATCGCGATCGCCCGGTCGCGGGGTGTGTCGTCGCTCTTCCGGCCGACGAGGGCCACACCCCCCAGGATCACACCGAGGAGCGCGAGCGGGCCCACGATGCCGAAGTTGAGGATCCCGGCGAGCCAGGCGAGCACGGCGAGCAGCATCGCGACGATGCCGAGGACCAGCGACACGCGTCCGAAGTTGCGGGTCGTCGACCGTCCGGGGGGCGGTACGGCAGGGTACCCGGCGGGATGAGCGGCCGGATACTGGGCGGCCGGATACTGGGCGGCCGTCGGTATGTAGGCGGGGCGCGTCGCGTCCGTCCACCGGTATCCGTCCCACCACCGCTCCAGGGTCGGATCCGCGTTGTCGCGGTGCCACCCCGCCGGGGGCCGGTACGCCGTCGGGTCTCCGGGGGTCATCGCACTCCTGCCGTTCGTCGCCGTTCGGTGGGCATCAGGTAGGCCATCGAACCACAATTCACACCGCGGCGACCGCCAGGCCGACACCGGCCGCCGCCAGGCCGGTCGCCAGGGTGCCCAGCACGATCGCGCAGGCCGCGCCGTAGCGCCGCGCCACGATCAGGCGGACGGAGTCGACGCTGGTCGTGCTGAAGGTGGTGAACCCACCGCAGAACCCCACCCCGGCGATCGTGAGCATCGCAGCGGGGGCGTCGTGGAACAGCACCGCCCCGGTGAGCAGACCCAGCAGCAGCGACCCGACGACGTTGATCAGCACCGTCGGCCACGGCAGCGACGACGCGGAACGGGCACGCAGCGCGCTGTCGACGACGAAGCGGACGACCGCGCCGAGGCTGCCCGCCAGCGCCACGCCCACCGCGATCACGGCGCGCTCCGGCGGTCGCCCAGGCGGGCGGCGAGGGCGATGCCGAGGCCGGTGGCGAGCAACCCGGCGAGGACGGTGCCGAGTGCGTAGGTCACCGCGGCGAGCAGGTGGCCGTCGCGCAGCAGCAGGTCGGTGTCGACGGCGAGTGCGCTGTAGGTGGTGAACGAGCCCAGCGCGCCGGTGCCGGCGCCGAGCCGGACCACCTGCCGCCAGGAGGTGTCGGGGCCGCTGCGGATCAGCGCCTCGAGCAGGAAGCCGAGCAGCAGCGCACCGAGGACGTTGATCGCGAAGGTCGTGACCGGCCAGCCGCCGGCCCCGACGGGGAACCACCGGCCGAGGCCGTAGCGGGCACTCGTCCCGATCAGGCCGCCCACGGCGACCGCGACGAGCGCCGAGGGTCGCAGGTGCAGCGCTCTCGGCAGCGGGCGTTCGCCCCCGGTCAGTCCTGGTCCCACAACTCCAGAACAGTAGTGAGGATCTCCTCGGCCGCGCCGAGCCCCCCGAGGTGGCTCTCGCCCGGCAGGTGGTGGAACCGGGCGTCGGGCAGCAGGTCGACCATGTGCAGACCGTGCTCGATGGGGATGATGTGGTCGGTGTCGCCGTGCCACCACTGCACCGGCACCTTCACGTCGGAGACACGGAAGCCCCAGTCGCGGGTGAACACGACGATGTCGGCGAACGGCGCGGCCATCTGCTTGCGGCTGCCGTTGAGCAGGTCGTCGAGGAACATCGCCTTGAACTCGGGGCGGGCGAGCAGGCGACGGTCGGCCTCCGGGGACAGCCGCCCGTAGAGGTCGATGATCGGCGACGCGAACGGCCGCACCACCCGGATCGCGGCGCTCAGCGCGGTGCCGATCGGCACGCCCGCAGTCTCGAGGGCCGGTGCGACGACCGTGCCGAGCTTCATGAGGTTGCTGCTGATCGCTTCCGGTCCGACGATCGGCGCGACACCGCCGAGGACCGCGGCGGCGACCACGCGTTCCCGCAGCGCGTAGGCGGCGGCGAGGGTGTAGGGGCCGCCCCCGGACAGGCCGACGAGGGCCATGCGGTCGATGCCGAGGGTGTCGGCGACGATGCGCAGGTCGTCGGCGAAGGCGAGGACGTTCTCGTAGATGTGCGGGGTGGACGAGCCGATGCCGGGCCGGTCGACACCGATGAGCCGGACGTGCTCGCGTTCGGCGAACGCCCGCGCCTCGATCGGGACCTGGCGCCGCGCGCCCGGGGTGCCGTGCAGCCAGAACACGGCGCGTCCCTGCGCCGATCCGAACTCGGCGAAACCGAGCCGGCGGCCGCCTCCCACCGCGACGGTGCCTTCGAGCTTGGGGCGTTCGACGTCCATGTCGCCAGCATGGCACGGGGTCGGCGCGGCCGACCAGCACTCGTCCCGCCGGACGAATCGCTCCGGCGGCCGCGTGATCGGCGTTACAGTTGATCTGCTCACAGCCTGCGACGGATGCCGACCATCGGAGATGCGCCCGTGACCAAGATGCTCGCTCCCCCACCTCCCGGCCTGGCCCCGGTTCCCGGCGACGCCGGCCTCCCCTACGTCGGCTACGCGCTGCACTACATGCGCAATCCCCTCGGCGCGTACGAGAAGCGCTACCGCGAACTCGGACCCGTCTCGTGGTTCCGGTTCGCCGGACGCCAGTGGGTGGTGCTGCTCGGCCCCGACGCGGTCGGGGCGGCGCTGCAGAACCGCGACCGCGCACTGTCGAACGGTCCCGGCTGGCGCACCCTGATCGGGCCCTTCTTCGACCGCGGGCTCATGCTGCTCGACGGCGACGAGCACACCGCGCACCGCCGCATCATGTCGCAGGCGTTCACCCGCGACCGGCTCGCGCTCTACACCGAGCGGATGCACCCGTCGATCGAGAAGACCCTCGACGGGTGGGTGCCCCGCGAGGGTTTCCGCGCCTATCCGGCGATCAAGGAACTCACCCTGGGGTTGGCGACGGAGATCTTCATGGGCGGCGCCGAGGGGTCGTCGGCCCGGGAGATGGAGGAGGTCAACAAGGCGTTCATCGGGTGCGTGCAGGCCGCGACCGCGCTGGTGCGCTATCCCCTGCCCGGCACGCGGTGGCGTCGCGGTGTGGTGGGCCGGGCGCGGCTCGAGAAGTTCTTCCGGCGATATCTGCCGGCGCGGCGCGCGGGTGACGGCGACGACATCTTCTCGGTGTTCTGTCACGTCGAATCCGAAGAAGGCGAACGGTTCTCGGACGACGACGTGGTCAACCACATGATCTTCCTGATGATGGCCGCACACGACACGTCGACGATCACCCTGTCGACGGCGATGCAGTATCTCGGCCAGTTCCCCGAGTGGCAGCAGCGGTGCCGCGAGGAGTCGGAGTCTCTCGGCACGACCACACCGGGATTCGAGCAGCTCGATCTGCTCACCTCCCTGGACCTGGTGATCAAGGAGTGTCAGCGGCTGGTCACGCCGGTGCCGGGCATCGTGCGGCGCGCGTCGAAGGACACCGAGATCCTCGGGCACTTCGTACCGAAGGGCACCCTGGTGAACGTGGGTATGCACTACAGCCACCACATGCCCGAATTGTGGCCCGATCCCGAACGTTTCGATCCGGAACGGTTCTCACCGGAGCGTCGTGAGGACAAGGTGCACAAGTACGCGTGGGCCCCCTTCGGTGGTGGCGCGCACCGGTGCCTCGGCATGTACTTCTCGGGCGCCGAGATCAAGACGGTGCTGCACCATCTGCTGCTGCGGTATCGCTGGCACGTGCCGGCCGACTACGTGGCGCCGATGAACTTCACGTCGCTGCCGTTCCCGGACGACGGTGGCCCGATCGACCTCCGAACGAGATAGGGATGGCGTAGAACTGGAGTATGTCGCCCGTCGACGAGCTCGACGCACGGTTCGTCACCGCGGTACGCGCCCTGTCCGGGTGGGTACCGCAACTCCGTTCCGCCACCGGAGAAGTCGACGACGATCTCCTGCTGCGGTACTTCGACGCCCAGATGCAGTCACGGCACCTGGATTTCGCGGCACGCATCCTGCAGCAGCACGGTGAGGGGTTCTACACGATCCCGTCGGCGGGACACGAGTCGAACGCGGCACTCGGATCGTGTTCGCGCGTCACGGATCCGGCGCTGCTGCACTACCGGTCCGGTGGGTTCTACGCGGCCCGCGCGGCGCTGGTCGAGGGCAGTACCCCGATCCGGGACGTGCTCGCGGGATGCGCCGCGTCGACCTTCGATCCGATCGCGGCGGGCCGGCACAAGGTGTTCGGCAACGCGCGGCTGAACGTCCTGCCGCAGACCTCCACGATCGCCTCGCACCTGCCGCGGGCACTCGGACTGGCGTTGGCGCTGCCGCGGATGCAGCGTCTCGGGCTCGAGGCGACGTGGCCGCCGGATGCGGTGGTGCTGTGCAGTTTCGGCGACGCGTCGGCGAACCATTCGACGACGGTGGGGGCGTTGAACGCCGCGGCCTACTGCCGGTATCGCGGTCTGCCGGTGCCGTTGCTGCTGGTGTGCGAGGACAACGGGCTCGGGATCAGTGTGCCCACCCCGCCGGGCTGGCTCGAGCGGTCGCTGTCGTCGTATCCGGGCGTCGGGTACCGGCAGGTCGACGGCTCCGATCCGGTCGCGACCCTCGTCGCGGCACGGGAGGCGGTGGAGACGGTGCGGACCCGGCGGGCGCCGCTCGTGCTGCACCTGCGGACGGTGCGCTATCTCGGGCACGCGGGCTCCGACGTCGAATCCGCCTACCGCAGTGCGGCGGAGATCGCCGCCGACCACGAGCGGGACCCGTTGCTCGGCACGGCCCGCGAACTCGTCGCCCGCGGGGTGCTCACCCCAGAGGCGGTGCTGGACCGTTACGAGAAGATGCGCGCGCAGGTCACGGCGGTGGTCGACGAACTGGAGTCGCCGCCGCGGTTGCGGTCGGCGGCGGAGGTGATGCGGCCGCTGCACGCGCGTCGCACCCCGGTGCCCGACGACCCGCACCCGGCCGGTGAACCGCTGACCCTGGCCCAGGCGATCACCCGCGCACTCGGGGGTGTCCTCGACGAGGACCCGCGCACCTGCGTGTTCGGCGAGGACGTCGGGGTCAAGGGCGGGGTCTACGGGATCACCCGGGGGCTGCAGGCACGCTTCGGCCGGCTGCGGGTGTTCGACACCCTGCTCGACGAGCAGACGATCCTCGGTACCGCACTGGGGTTCGCCGTGGCGGGCATGCTGCCGATCCCCGAGATCCAGTACCTGGCGTATCTGCACAACGCGGAAGACCAGCTCCGTGGGGAGGCCGCGAGCCTGGCGTTCTTCTCCGACGGGCAGTACCGCAACCCGATGGTGGTGCGCATCGCGGGCCTGGCCTACCAGCGCGGATTCGGCGGGCACTTCCACAACGACGATTCGGTGGCGGTGCTGCGTGACATTCCCGGTCTCGTGCTGGCGGTGCCGAGCACCCCCGACACGGCGGGCGGGTTGCTGCGGGCGTGCGTCGAACTGGCCCGCAGCGAGGGACGGGTGTGCGTCTTCCTCGAACCGATCGCGCTGTACCACGAACGCGACCTGTACGAGCCGGGTGACGGGAGGTGGATGCGGGTTCCCGACCCGGCGGGGATCCGGCCCGGTTCGGTGCGCACCCATGGCGACGGCGGCGACGTGCTGGTGGTGACCTTCGGCAACGGGGTGAGGATGAGCCTGCGGGCCGTCCACCACACCGGGGTCGCCGCGACCGTCCTGGACCTGCAGTGGCTGTCGCCGCTGCCGGTGCCCGCCCTGCTCGAGCACACGCGTCGCTTCGAGCGGGTGGTGGTGGTCGACGAGACCCGGCGCAGCGGTGGGGTCGGCGAGGCGGTGGTGGCGGCGCTCGTCGAGGACGGTCACCGGGGCCGGATCCGGCGGATCTGCGCCCGCGACAGCTTCGTTCCGCTCGGTCCCCCGGCCGCGCACGTGCTGGTCTCGGAGGACGAGATCGTCGACGCCCTGCTCGACGAGGACGAGTGAGTCCGGTCAGCAGGTGGCGAGGATGCGGGCCATCGCGTCGTGTTCGGGCCGGGTGACCCACAGCCGGTAGGCGGTCTTCACCTCGATCTGCCGCGCGATGTACTCGCAGTGGAAGGCGGTGTTGGGCGGCAGCCACTGCGAGGCGTCCGAATCGCCCTTGCCCTGGTTGGTGGGGCCGTCGACGGCGATGAGGTTGCGCGGATCGTTCGCGAGGTTCCGCTTCTCCTGGTCGCTGAGGGCGCGGGCGCCCTTCTTCCACGCGTCCGACAGGGCGACGACGTGGTCGATCTGCACGGCCGCCGAGGTGTCGACGCCGCGGCGGAAGTGGATCTGTTTACCCGTGTAGGGGTCGTCGAGGATGCCGGAGACGATCGTGCACTGCTTGCGTCCCGACTCGAAGGTGACGTCGGTGAGGTCGCGCCGGAGGATGTCGTTGCGGGTGTCGCACCCGTTGCCGCCGAACTCGACGGTCACGTCGTCCGTCCAGGCCGGGCCGAACAGTGACCGGTCGTAGCCGTCCTGCGGTTCCGCGGCACGCACCGGCAGCGCCTCGAGCGCTGCGAGGGCCTCCGAGAGGTTCTCGAGGGTGCCACCGCCGCCGGAACCGGACGGTTCGTCGGTGTCCACCGGTTCGAGGAGGACGACGATGACGGTGACCATGATGAAGCACACGATCCACACCCAGCGGGGAATGGCCGACGTGCGAGTATTCGCCATGTATCGATACTGCTACGAAGTCGAACTGCTGCCGCGCGCGCCTTCTTACTTGGCCAGCGGGGGCATCTTGACGACCTGGCCCGCGTAGGACAGGCCGGCACCGAAGGCGAGGAGCAGCGCCGTGGCGCCCGGCTCGACCTGGCCGGTGCGCAGCATCTTCTCCATCGCGAGCGGGATCGACGCCGCGGAGGTGTTGCCGGTCTCGATGATGTCGTCGGCGACCGCAACACTCTCGGGCAGTTCGAGCTGCTTGACGATGACGTCGTTGATGCGCAGGTTGGCCTGGTGCGGCACGAAGGCGTCGAGGTCCTCGAGGTCGACCCCGGCCTTGTCGGCGATCTGCCGGGCGAACTTGCTCATCTCGAAGGCGGCCCAGCGGAAGACCGCGGTGCCCTCCATGATGATCCACGGACGTTTCTGGTTCGGGTTGGTGGCGAAGTCCACCCAGTCGGGTTCCTGGCGGATGGCGTTGGACTGCGAGCCGTCGGAGCCCCAGACGGTCGGGCCGATGCCGACCTCGTCGGACGCACCGACGACCACGGCGCCGGCACCGTCACCGAAGATGAAGCGCACGGAACGGTCGGTGGGCTCGGTGGTGTCGCTCATGCGCTCGACACCGACGACCAGCACGTGCTCGGCCGTACCGGCGCGCACGAGGTCGGAGGCGACGCCGAGGGCGTAGCAGAAGCCGGCGCAGCCGGCCTGGATGTCGAGGGCGGCGGCGCCGCCGGTGCCGATGCGGTCGGCGACCAGGGCTGCGGCCTGCGGGGTCTGGAAGGGGTAGGTGGAGGTGGCGACGATGACGGTGTCGATCTGGGCACCGGTCAGGTCGGCGGCGGCGAGGGCCTGCTCGGCGGCGCTTGTCGCCATGTCGACGACGGACTCCTCCGGGTGCTGCTTGGCGAAGCGGCGCTCCTTGATACCGGACCGCGACTGGATCCACTCGTCGCTGGAATCGATCTGCTGACAGATCTCCTCGTTGGTGACGATACGCTCGGGGCGGTGCACTCCCAGGCCGAGCAGCGCGCTGTTCCGCAGCGGGGCAGGGACAGCGATCTGTGCACCCATCAGACGAACTCCTCCTCTTGGACGGGCCGCGTGTCGGCACGTCGCAACCCGACCACGATAACGCAGGTAACGGTAACGTCACAGCCCTTCCCTCGACGATGCGCGCCCGTGACCTCGGGTGCAACCCGCAGTCCCACTGAGGCTCCCGCGCTAGCGTCGGCGCATGGATGCGAAGGACTGGGACGAGAAGTACGCGGCGGCAGAACTGATCTGGGGCGCGCCGCCGAATCCCGTGGTCGTGGAGTTCGCGGCGTCGCTCCCGCCGGGTCGGGCGCTCGATCTGGGCTGCGGTGAAGGTCGTCACTCCCTGTGGCTCGCGACCCGCGGCTGGGAGGTCGTGGGGGTCGATTTCTCGGCGGTGGCACTGGACAAGGCCCGCCTCATCGCCTCGCAGGCGCCCTCGCGCTCGCGTGACCGCCTGCGCTACGTGGTCGGCGATGTGACGGCCGACTCTTTCGGGAGTGGATATGATCTGATTCTCTCCGTCTTCCTGCATTTTTCTCCGCCACAGCGGAAGGCCCTTCTGGAACGCGCGATCAATTCGCTGAA
This region of Rhodococcus sp. Z13 genomic DNA includes:
- a CDS encoding alpha/beta fold hydrolase; the encoded protein is MDVERPKLEGTVAVGGGRRLGFAEFGSAQGRAVFWLHGTPGARRQVPIEARAFAEREHVRLIGVDRPGIGSSTPHIYENVLAFADDLRIVADTLGIDRMALVGLSGGGPYTLAAAYALRERVVAAAVLGGVAPIVGPEAISSNLMKLGTVVAPALETAGVPIGTALSAAIRVVRPFASPIIDLYGRLSPEADRRLLARPEFKAMFLDDLLNGSRKQMAAPFADIVVFTRDWGFRVSDVKVPVQWWHGDTDHIIPIEHGLHMVDLLPDARFHHLPGESHLGGLGAAEEILTTVLELWDQD
- a CDS encoding MDR family MFS transporter, yielding MTTHSEPLVLTQRRIWIIFSALIAGMMLSSLDQTIVSTAMPTIVGQLGGVEHQAWITTAYLLAVTIVMPIYGKFGDVFGRRYLFLIAIGVFTLASLGCSLTDDFWTFVVFRAIQGFGGGGLMILSQAIIADVVPASERGKYMGPLGAIFGLSAVGGPLIGGFFVDHLSWEWCFYINIPVGVLAFVITWFALRLPSKRPTKRVDVLGVLTLSLATTCLIFFTDFGGDSDRGWTDSLTLMFGAGLIVFVCLFVLVESRAQDPIIPLSLFRNSIFVNATAIGFVLGLGMFSAIAFMPTFLQMSSGTSAAVSGLLLLPMMAGLMLTSIGSGIAITKTQRYKIYPILGALITAGGMLWLTTLAGDTPLWLVCSMLFVLGLGLGLIMQVVILIVQNAVPADEIGTATSTNNYFREVGAALGVAIFGTIFTNRLAEKLVEVFTSAGATPDQASQATATVDPATLKLLPDEVRQGVVDAYADSLAPVFWYLIPFLLVAFVLACFIREIPLSDEALMVARGEAVADPAKTAKKDAGQSGDESGADGSGVTVGATDPGADADGGEPDRP
- a CDS encoding beta-ketoacyl-ACP synthase III, with the protein product MGAQIAVPAPLRNSALLGLGVHRPERIVTNEEICQQIDSSDEWIQSRSGIKERRFAKQHPEESVVDMATSAAEQALAAADLTGAQIDTVIVATSTYPFQTPQAAALVADRIGTGGAAALDIQAGCAGFCYALGVASDLVRAGTAEHVLVVGVERMSDTTEPTDRSVRFIFGDGAGAVVVGASDEVGIGPTVWGSDGSQSNAIRQEPDWVDFATNPNQKRPWIIMEGTAVFRWAAFEMSKFARQIADKAGVDLEDLDAFVPHQANLRINDVIVKQLELPESVAVADDIIETGNTSAASIPLAMEKMLRTGQVEPGATALLLAFGAGLSYAGQVVKMPPLAK
- a CDS encoding fluoride efflux transporter FluC, with translation MGPGLTGGERPLPRALHLRPSALVAVAVGGLIGTSARYGLGRWFPVGAGGWPVTTFAINVLGALLLGFLLEALIRSGPDTSWRQVVRLGAGTGALGSFTTYSALAVDTDLLLRDGHLLAAVTYALGTVLAGLLATGLGIALAARLGDRRSAP
- the aroD gene encoding type I 3-dehydroquinate dehydratase — translated: MGRTITPVRVADVTIGEGAPTIIVPVTGRTPEVLREQVAAVAGRADVVEWRVDFFHAADDHDAVRAQSAALAEQLQGTPLLATCRTSDEGGEIEIDDDAYADLTVALAESGSVHLVDVEYRRDRSAVERIVAAAHARGVAVVASNHDFDGTPPKDEIVARLRQMQDLGADICKIAVMPRSTGDVLTLLDATRTMHEEYAERPLITMSMGGLGVVSRIAGQVFGSAATFGMVGTASAPGQIDADELRSVLEVLHRAG
- a CDS encoding fluoride efflux transporter FluC; this translates as MIAVGVALAGSLGAVVRFVVDSALRARSASSLPWPTVLINVVGSLLLGLLTGAVLFHDAPAAMLTIAGVGFCGGFTTFSTTSVDSVRLIVARRYGAACAIVLGTLATGLAAAGVGLAVAAV
- a CDS encoding cytochrome P450; amino-acid sequence: MTKMLAPPPPGLAPVPGDAGLPYVGYALHYMRNPLGAYEKRYRELGPVSWFRFAGRQWVVLLGPDAVGAALQNRDRALSNGPGWRTLIGPFFDRGLMLLDGDEHTAHRRIMSQAFTRDRLALYTERMHPSIEKTLDGWVPREGFRAYPAIKELTLGLATEIFMGGAEGSSAREMEEVNKAFIGCVQAATALVRYPLPGTRWRRGVVGRARLEKFFRRYLPARRAGDGDDIFSVFCHVESEEGERFSDDDVVNHMIFLMMAAHDTSTITLSTAMQYLGQFPEWQQRCREESESLGTTTPGFEQLDLLTSLDLVIKECQRLVTPVPGIVRRASKDTEILGHFVPKGTLVNVGMHYSHHMPELWPDPERFDPERFSPERREDKVHKYAWAPFGGGAHRCLGMYFSGAEIKTVLHHLLLRYRWHVPADYVAPMNFTSLPFPDDGGPIDLRTR
- a CDS encoding class I SAM-dependent methyltransferase yields the protein MDAKDWDEKYAAAELIWGAPPNPVVVEFAASLPPGRALDLGCGEGRHSLWLATRGWEVVGVDFSAVALDKARLIASQAPSRSRDRLRYVVGDVTADSFGSGYDLILSVFLHFSPPQRKALLERAINSLKPEGILIFLGHDRINVEQGTGGPQDPEILYTPDDLVREIDGRLTIEVAERRYRETDTGTAIDALVVAHKEALGS
- a CDS encoding HNH endonuclease family protein encodes the protein MANTRTSAIPRWVWIVCFIMVTVIVVLLEPVDTDEPSGSGGGGTLENLSEALAALEALPVRAAEPQDGYDRSLFGPAWTDDVTVEFGGNGCDTRNDILRRDLTDVTFESGRKQCTIVSGILDDPYTGKQIHFRRGVDTSAAVQIDHVVALSDAWKKGARALSDQEKRNLANDPRNLIAVDGPTNQGKGDSDASQWLPPNTAFHCEYIARQIEVKTAYRLWVTRPEHDAMARILATC
- a CDS encoding thiamine pyrophosphate-dependent enzyme, with amino-acid sequence MSPVDELDARFVTAVRALSGWVPQLRSATGEVDDDLLLRYFDAQMQSRHLDFAARILQQHGEGFYTIPSAGHESNAALGSCSRVTDPALLHYRSGGFYAARAALVEGSTPIRDVLAGCAASTFDPIAAGRHKVFGNARLNVLPQTSTIASHLPRALGLALALPRMQRLGLEATWPPDAVVLCSFGDASANHSTTVGALNAAAYCRYRGLPVPLLLVCEDNGLGISVPTPPGWLERSLSSYPGVGYRQVDGSDPVATLVAAREAVETVRTRRAPLVLHLRTVRYLGHAGSDVESAYRSAAEIAADHERDPLLGTARELVARGVLTPEAVLDRYEKMRAQVTAVVDELESPPRLRSAAEVMRPLHARRTPVPDDPHPAGEPLTLAQAITRALGGVLDEDPRTCVFGEDVGVKGGVYGITRGLQARFGRLRVFDTLLDEQTILGTALGFAVAGMLPIPEIQYLAYLHNAEDQLRGEAASLAFFSDGQYRNPMVVRIAGLAYQRGFGGHFHNDDSVAVLRDIPGLVLAVPSTPDTAGGLLRACVELARSEGRVCVFLEPIALYHERDLYEPGDGRWMRVPDPAGIRPGSVRTHGDGGDVLVVTFGNGVRMSLRAVHHTGVAATVLDLQWLSPLPVPALLEHTRRFERVVVVDETRRSGGVGEAVVAALVEDGHRGRIRRICARDSFVPLGPPAAHVLVSEDEIVDALLDEDE
- a CDS encoding DUF2510 domain-containing protein is translated as MTPGDPTAYRPPAGWHRDNADPTLERWWDGYRWTDATRPAYIPTAAQYPAAQYPAAHPAGYPAVPPPGRSTTRNFGRVSLVLGIVAMLLAVLAWLAGILNFGIVGPLALLGVILGGVALVGRKSDDTPRDRAIAIAGSVLSGTAGLLAIVQLAVLIADVS